In Amphiura filiformis chromosome 2, Afil_fr2py, whole genome shotgun sequence, one DNA window encodes the following:
- the LOC140143538 gene encoding neuronal acetylcholine receptor subunit beta-3-like: MRRRMERSLMDITSVVLILSQLSSNVYCDENKTMMDLHRHLFQNYVKDVRPVMNSTTITTVTYRLVFRNLLDLNTREQTFTVGTFLKAAWEDEFLRWNPDEYDGIDTFNVPITSIWIPDITLSDNADIGFERAKPGTRALIFSDGTIIWYAPVIYMNSCNIRVRWFPFDTQVCEMLFLSWSYDGFGINLEPERSADASQERYAHNGVWDMVAVRSRRVVTTYLCCPEPYPEIQYRLVFKRYPTFYLFYMVLPCLFLSILSLLVFYLPPDCGEKLTLSITNLLALVVFQQLIAENIPPSSDDSPVIGAYFICMIAMACISVLATGVVMHVSAISQPMPKWMKRLFLEIIPRVLCLSTYTYQSHINLATFTSKSISEIHDADGHVILENGKVATSTDNGYSIGQERQASCETVELLKYMKDNTMIKNIETSEHLQWRRLSMIIYRMLLYLFSVFTIVCTFYLGVLIVQGSVDEYNDILNELEEDWPQ; encoded by the exons ATGAGAAGAAGAATGGAGAGATCGTTAATGGACATCACTTCTGTTGTACTCATACTATCGCAGCTTTCGTCAAATG TATACTGTGATGAAAATAAGACAATGATGGACCTACACCGCCATCTTTTCCAAAACTACGTGAAGGATGTTAGACCTGTGATGAACTCTACAACAATCACCACTGTTACCTACAGACTAGTATTTAGAAACCTTCTCGATTTG AATACCAGAGAACAGACCTTCACAGTAGGAACGTTTTTAAAAGCG GCCTGGGAAGACGAATTCCTTAGATGGAATCCTGACGAATATGATGGAATTGACACATTCAATGTGCCAATTACATCGATATGGATACCAGATATAACGCTCAGTGATAA TGCCGATATTGGCTTCGAGAGGGCAAAGCCCGGTACAAGAGCTCTGATTTTCTCAGACGGTACAATAATCTGGTATGCTCCAGTCATATACATGAATTCATGCAACATTCGAGTTCGATGGTTCCCATTTGACACCCAAGTATGTGAAATGTTGTTCCTTTCCTGGTCTTACGATGGATTCGGCATCAACTTGGAACCAGAAAGAAGCGCCGATGCCTCACAGGAGAG GTATGCACATAACGGTGTATGGGACATGGTGGCTGTCCGTTCCAGACGTGTAGTAACGACATACCTTTGCTGTCCAGAGCCATACCCAGAAATACAATATCGACTTGTATTCAAACGATACCCCACTTTCTACCTTTTCTATATGGTGTTACCGTGTCTATTCCTCTCTATTCTGTCGCTACTAGTATTTTACCTGCCTCCTGATTGCGGAGAGAAGCTCACGCTATCTATCACCAATTTGTTGGCTTTGGTCGTGTTTCAACAGTTGATCGCCGAGAATATACCACCGAGCTCTGACGACTCACCCGTAATCG gTGCCTATTTCATATGCATGATTGCCATGGCATGTATTTCCGTTCTTGCAACTGGTGTCGTCATGCACGTGAGTGCTATATCTCAACCGATGCCAAAATGGATGAAACGACTCTTTCTGGAAATAATTCCTCGAGTTCTGTGTCTTTCTACCTATACGTATCAAAGCCACATCAACCTAGCAACATTCACAAGTAAGTCTATCTCTGAAATTCATGACGCTGATGGGCATGTTATTCTTGAGAACGGAAAAGTTGCTACCAGTACAGACAATGGATATTCTATTGGTCAGGAACGACAAGCATCTTGTGAAACTGTAGAGTTATTGAAATACATGAAGGACAATACTATGATAAAGAATATTGAAACATCAGAGCATCTTCAGTGGCGGCGTTTATCTATGATAATATACCGTATGCTCTTGTACCTGTTTAGTGTTTTTACTATTGTTTGCACATTCTACCTCGGCGTTCTTATTGTTCAGGGAAGTGTCGATGAGTATAATGATATTTTGAATGAGCTGGAAGAAGATTGGCCACAATAA